In a single window of the Pseudomonas sp. B21-015 genome:
- a CDS encoding DUF1302 domain-containing protein: MTSVNQFWRRAKLPLAVSLASSLAGPAFGVSFNVGEIEGQFDSSLSIGASWSTQSPNKNLIGVNNGGHGLSQTSDDGHNNFKSGETFSKIFKGIHDLELKYGDTGVFVRGKYWYDFELKDESREFKDISDENRKEGAKSAGGQILDAFVYHNYAIADQPGSVRLGKQVVSWGESTFIGGGINSINPIDVSAFRRPGAEVKEGLIPVNMFYVSQSLTDNLSAEAFYQLEWDQTVVDNCGTFFSQPDIIADGCTDNLRVLNKRSTIPAAALPTLTRLGVDVNDEGVLVRRGADRDARDSGQWGASLKYMFEPLDTEFGAYFMNYHSRAPIFSATGAPAAAYARAAALPGALRALAPLVVAGNSEYFVEYPEDIRLYGLSFSTTLPTGTAWSGELSYRPNAPVQLNSTDILFAGVRPLGGALTNASLLPGVPGQDLHGYRRKEITQFQTTLTHFFDQVMGASRLTLVGEVGVTHVGGLESSSDVRYGRDPVYGPGELPSTGGLNTCSAILNTSTINGAGAGAATNNRSRNCEDDGFTTSMSWGYRGRAIWDYNDVFAGVNLKPNVAWSHDVSGYSPGPGGNFEEGRKAVSLGVDAEYQNTYTASLAYTNFFDGKYTTVDDRDFVALSFGVNF; encoded by the coding sequence ATGACATCAGTAAACCAGTTCTGGCGCCGGGCGAAACTGCCCCTGGCGGTCAGTCTTGCCTCTTCGCTCGCCGGGCCTGCATTCGGCGTCAGTTTCAACGTCGGTGAGATCGAAGGTCAATTTGACTCATCCCTGTCGATCGGCGCCAGTTGGTCTACTCAGAGCCCCAACAAGAATCTTATCGGCGTCAATAACGGGGGCCACGGCCTGTCCCAGACGTCCGATGACGGTCACAACAACTTCAAGAGCGGCGAAACTTTTTCGAAGATCTTCAAGGGTATCCATGACCTTGAATTGAAATACGGTGATACCGGTGTCTTCGTCCGGGGCAAATACTGGTACGACTTTGAACTCAAGGATGAAAGCCGCGAGTTCAAGGACATCAGCGACGAAAATCGCAAGGAAGGCGCCAAGTCCGCCGGCGGTCAGATCCTCGACGCCTTCGTCTACCACAACTACGCCATTGCCGATCAGCCGGGTTCCGTGCGTCTGGGCAAGCAGGTGGTGAGCTGGGGTGAAAGTACTTTCATCGGTGGTGGCATCAACTCGATCAACCCGATCGACGTGTCTGCGTTCCGTCGTCCCGGTGCCGAAGTCAAGGAAGGCTTGATTCCGGTCAACATGTTCTACGTGTCCCAGAGCCTCACCGACAACCTGTCGGCCGAAGCCTTCTATCAGCTTGAATGGGACCAGACGGTTGTTGATAACTGCGGCACCTTCTTCTCCCAGCCGGACATCATTGCCGACGGTTGCACCGACAATCTGCGCGTACTGAACAAGCGCTCGACCATTCCGGCCGCCGCCCTGCCTACATTGACCAGGCTGGGCGTCGACGTAAACGATGAAGGTGTACTGGTGCGCCGTGGTGCGGATCGCGATGCGCGGGACAGCGGCCAGTGGGGCGCGTCCCTCAAATACATGTTCGAGCCGCTGGACACCGAGTTCGGTGCCTATTTCATGAATTATCACAGTCGTGCGCCTATCTTCAGCGCCACCGGTGCTCCAGCGGCGGCCTACGCCCGGGCAGCGGCATTGCCAGGGGCGCTTCGGGCTTTGGCACCCCTGGTGGTCGCGGGTAACTCGGAATACTTCGTCGAGTACCCGGAAGACATCCGCCTCTACGGCTTGAGCTTTTCCACCACCCTGCCTACCGGTACGGCGTGGAGTGGTGAACTCAGCTACCGTCCGAATGCGCCGGTGCAGCTCAACTCCACTGACATCCTGTTCGCTGGCGTGCGCCCATTGGGCGGTGCCCTGACCAACGCTTCGTTGCTCCCCGGTGTACCGGGTCAGGATCTGCACGGCTATCGCCGCAAGGAAATCACCCAGTTCCAGACCACCCTGACGCACTTCTTCGATCAGGTCATGGGCGCCAGCCGTCTGACCCTGGTGGGCGAAGTGGGCGTGACCCATGTTGGCGGTCTGGAAAGCAGCTCTGATGTCCGTTACGGCCGTGACCCGGTCTACGGGCCTGGTGAACTGCCGTCTACTGGCGGCCTCAATACCTGCTCGGCGATCCTTAACACCAGTACCATCAACGGTGCCGGCGCGGGTGCTGCTACCAACAACCGCAGCCGCAACTGCGAGGACGATGGCTTTACAACGTCGATGTCATGGGGTTATCGCGGTCGCGCCATCTGGGATTACAACGACGTGTTCGCCGGTGTGAACCTCAAGCCGAACGTGGCCTGGTCCCACGACGTAAGCGGTTACTCGCCTGGCCCTGGCGGCAACTTCGAGGAAGGCCGTAAAGCGGTGAGCCTGGGTGTCGATGCCGAATACCAGAACACCTACACCGCGAGCCTGGCGTACACCAACTTCTTCGACGGCAAGTACACCACCGTGGATGATCGCGACTTCGTTGCGCTCAGCTTCGGCGTGAACTTCTAA
- a CDS encoding LuxR C-terminal-related transcriptional regulator yields MTDLSPLPGPESVAVAALGGRFFRPPLPDGHVLRRRLCERLSAGLGGRLLLISAPAGFGKSSLAVEFCQGLPEHWQSLWLGLSPRDSDPGRFLERLLEGLQEYFPQLGSQALGLLKMRQRHQPFAFEEWLDGLLDELAVHLSPGKPLLLVLDDYHLAQGPVLDRCLQFFLNHLPDGLLVMVTSRQRPDWHLARLRLSRQLLELHEQDLRLTHDEALSLLDRHSISLRGEALESLIQRSEGWVAGLRFWLLAASEAGSEGALPQSLYGGEGLIRDYLLEEVIDCLPAEVQSFLYDTAPQERFCSELCDAVREAHDSAEILRFLLAHQVFLVPLDEHGHWYRYHHLFSDLLRSRPSAQAMVPTASLHLRACRWFNTQGLLDEAVEQALRAGHLDVAANLVQNLSEEQLLAEQNVGMLLRWKMDLPDSLLISTPRLIVLYSWALGLACQLDAAEELASHLSRFLPAPSATAQKSMLAQWLALSGIIARGRGNRELTLLYCTEALESLPAKRYGQRLMCLSTLSNLAIADSDLWRARGLNRESLELAQRVGNPLFEALAHYDRARVLQARGEILRSLDEVRQGLQRLQGLSPLRLYAVRARLTLYEGFLLALRLQPQAARARLLAGLGEARACRDISVLIGHCVIARLDGNSGEFAKAFAELAEAERLMHIWDVPPIYYLAMITLVKCELWLVQGRTDLAEPWLARLGQTYNGEHPAAPPEFHPQLPLHIELQQALLDVMKGQPMLAEGRLNALHEHGQRTDRQMLSVMALNQTITLLLAGDREPEARKALIQALEAAAGGVLQPFDQLLAEHPDWLRGQLQLCAPTAVSLSLSEKLLALVSRPMLEASPAAEQLSTRELAVLQLIAQGCSNQEISDQLFISLHTVKTHASHINSKLGVERRTQAVARAKELGVLS; encoded by the coding sequence ATGACTGATCTGTCCCCACTTCCGGGCCCTGAAAGCGTTGCCGTCGCGGCACTGGGCGGGCGCTTTTTCCGACCCCCGCTGCCCGACGGCCATGTGCTGCGGCGGCGTCTGTGCGAGCGCCTGAGTGCAGGTCTGGGTGGCAGGTTGTTGCTGATCAGCGCTCCGGCGGGGTTCGGCAAGAGTTCATTGGCGGTGGAGTTTTGTCAGGGTTTACCGGAGCATTGGCAAAGCCTGTGGCTGGGGTTAAGTCCACGGGACAGCGATCCGGGCCGTTTTCTTGAGCGCCTGCTCGAAGGTCTTCAGGAGTATTTCCCGCAGTTGGGCAGCCAGGCGCTGGGGCTGCTGAAAATGCGCCAACGTCATCAGCCATTCGCTTTCGAAGAATGGCTGGACGGTTTGCTCGATGAGCTGGCGGTGCACCTTTCACCCGGCAAGCCGTTGCTGCTGGTGCTCGATGACTACCATCTGGCCCAAGGCCCGGTGCTTGATCGTTGCCTGCAATTTTTTCTCAATCATTTACCCGATGGCCTGCTGGTCATGGTTACTAGCCGGCAGCGTCCGGACTGGCACCTGGCGCGTCTGCGGTTGTCGCGGCAACTGCTCGAACTGCACGAGCAAGATCTGCGCCTGACCCACGATGAGGCTCTGAGCCTGCTTGATCGACACAGCATTTCATTGCGTGGCGAGGCGCTGGAGAGTTTGATCCAGCGCAGCGAAGGCTGGGTGGCCGGGCTGCGTTTCTGGCTGCTGGCGGCCTCCGAAGCGGGCAGCGAGGGCGCATTGCCCCAGTCGTTGTACGGCGGGGAAGGGCTGATTCGTGATTACCTGCTCGAAGAGGTGATCGATTGCCTGCCCGCCGAGGTGCAGTCATTCCTGTACGACACCGCGCCACAAGAGCGCTTTTGCAGCGAACTGTGCGACGCCGTGCGCGAAGCTCATGACAGCGCCGAGATCCTGCGTTTCCTGCTGGCGCATCAGGTGTTTCTGGTGCCACTGGACGAACACGGTCACTGGTATCGCTATCACCACCTGTTTTCCGACCTGCTGCGCAGCCGGCCCAGCGCCCAGGCGATGGTGCCGACAGCCAGCCTGCATCTGCGTGCCTGCCGCTGGTTCAACACCCAGGGATTACTCGATGAAGCGGTAGAGCAAGCGTTGCGCGCCGGGCACCTGGATGTTGCAGCGAATCTGGTACAAAACCTCTCTGAAGAACAGCTGCTGGCCGAGCAGAACGTCGGCATGCTGCTGCGCTGGAAAATGGACTTGCCCGACAGCCTGCTGATCAGCACGCCACGGTTGATCGTGCTCTACAGCTGGGCGTTGGGGCTGGCCTGTCAACTGGACGCCGCCGAGGAGCTGGCCAGTCACCTGAGCCGCTTCCTGCCGGCGCCATCGGCCACGGCGCAAAAGTCCATGCTGGCGCAATGGCTGGCCCTGAGCGGCATCATTGCCCGGGGGCGAGGCAATCGGGAGCTGACGCTGCTCTATTGCACCGAAGCGCTGGAAAGCCTGCCGGCCAAACGCTATGGACAGCGCCTGATGTGCCTCTCGACATTGTCCAACCTGGCCATTGCCGACAGCGATCTCTGGCGTGCACGAGGGTTGAATCGTGAGTCCCTTGAGCTGGCACAACGGGTCGGTAACCCGTTGTTCGAGGCGCTGGCCCATTACGACCGCGCCCGCGTGTTGCAAGCGCGCGGGGAGATTCTTCGTTCACTGGATGAAGTCCGTCAGGGGCTGCAACGCCTGCAAGGCTTATCCCCGCTACGGCTTTATGCGGTGCGCGCACGTTTGACCTTGTACGAGGGTTTTTTGCTGGCGCTGCGCTTGCAACCCCAGGCCGCGCGGGCGCGTTTGCTGGCGGGGTTGGGGGAAGCCAGGGCCTGTCGCGACATCAGCGTGCTGATCGGCCACTGCGTAATTGCCCGGCTGGACGGCAACAGCGGCGAATTCGCGAAAGCCTTCGCCGAACTTGCCGAGGCCGAGCGGCTGATGCACATCTGGGACGTCCCGCCGATTTACTATCTGGCGATGATTACCCTGGTCAAATGCGAACTCTGGCTGGTCCAGGGCCGCACCGATCTGGCCGAACCCTGGCTTGCGCGACTGGGCCAGACCTACAACGGCGAGCACCCGGCGGCACCGCCGGAATTCCATCCGCAACTGCCGCTGCACATTGAACTGCAACAGGCGTTGCTGGACGTGATGAAGGGCCAGCCCATGCTCGCCGAAGGGCGCTTGAACGCGCTGCATGAACACGGTCAGCGCACCGACCGGCAGATGCTCAGCGTGATGGCGCTGAATCAGACAATCACGCTGTTGTTGGCGGGCGATCGCGAGCCCGAGGCCCGCAAGGCTCTGATCCAGGCGTTGGAAGCGGCCGCCGGTGGCGTCCTGCAACCGTTCGACCAATTGCTGGCCGAGCACCCGGACTGGCTGCGCGGGCAACTTCAACTCTGTGCGCCAACGGCCGTTTCGCTGAGCCTCTCGGAAAAGCTTCTGGCTCTGGTCTCCCGCCCGATGCTGGAGGCGTCGCCTGCTGCGGAACAACTCAGTACGCGTGAACTGGCCGTTTTGCAACTGATCGCCCAAGGGTGTTCGAACCAGGAAATCAGCGATCAGTTGTTCATTTCGCTGCATACGGTGAAGACCCATGCCAGCCATATCAACAGTAAGTTGGGGGTTGAGCGGCGCACGCAGGCGGTGGCGCGGGCGAAGGAGTTGGGGGTGTTGTCTTAG
- a CDS encoding DUF1329 domain-containing protein, whose amino-acid sequence MKITKSLFHVGVLGLSLLATGVMAAVPAAEADKLGKSLTPMGAEMAGNADGSIPAWKPMPKNAGSVDSKGFLSDPFSSEKPQFTITAQNVDQYKDKLAPGQYAMFKRYPETFKMPVYPSHRGATVPDEVFASIKKNATNTNLVSGGNGLENFETAIPFPIPKSGVEVIWNHITRYRGGSVTRLITQATPQPNGSFSLVYFEDQFVFRDKMKDYDPKNPGNILFYFKQKVTAPARLAGGVLLVHETLDQVKEPRSAWVYNAGQRRVRRAPQVSYDGPGTAADGLRTSDNLDMYNGAPDRYDWKLEGKKEMYIASDSYKLDSPQLKYADIIKAGHINQDLARYELRRVWHVVATLKEGQRHIYAKRDFYIDEDTWQAAVVDHYDGRGQLWRVAEAHAENYYDKQVPWYALETLYDLQSGRYLALGMKNEEKSAYNFGFTASTADFTPAALRQEGVR is encoded by the coding sequence ATGAAAATAACAAAGAGTCTGTTCCACGTTGGCGTTCTGGGGCTGTCGCTGCTGGCAACCGGTGTGATGGCGGCGGTCCCTGCGGCCGAAGCGGACAAGCTGGGCAAGAGCCTGACCCCGATGGGCGCCGAGATGGCGGGTAACGCCGACGGTTCGATCCCGGCCTGGAAACCCATGCCGAAAAACGCCGGTAGCGTGGACAGCAAGGGTTTTCTGTCTGATCCGTTCTCTAGTGAAAAACCGCAGTTCACCATCACCGCGCAGAACGTCGACCAGTACAAGGACAAGCTCGCGCCGGGCCAGTACGCGATGTTCAAGCGCTACCCGGAAACCTTCAAGATGCCGGTCTACCCGTCCCACCGCGGTGCCACCGTGCCGGATGAGGTGTTTGCCTCGATCAAGAAGAACGCCACCAACACTAATCTGGTGTCCGGCGGCAACGGTCTGGAAAACTTCGAAACCGCGATCCCGTTCCCGATTCCGAAAAGCGGTGTTGAAGTCATCTGGAACCATATCACCCGTTATCGCGGCGGCAGTGTGACCCGTCTGATAACCCAGGCCACGCCGCAGCCGAACGGCTCGTTCAGCCTGGTGTACTTCGAGGACCAGTTCGTGTTCCGCGACAAGATGAAGGATTACGACCCGAAAAACCCGGGCAACATCCTGTTCTACTTCAAGCAGAAAGTGACCGCGCCGGCGCGTCTGGCCGGTGGTGTGCTGCTGGTGCACGAAACCCTCGATCAGGTTAAAGAGCCGCGTTCGGCGTGGGTCTACAACGCCGGGCAGCGCCGCGTGCGTCGTGCGCCGCAAGTGTCCTATGACGGACCGGGTACCGCAGCCGATGGCCTGCGTACCTCCGACAACCTGGACATGTACAACGGTGCGCCGGATCGCTATGACTGGAAGCTCGAAGGCAAGAAAGAGATGTACATCGCCTCCGACAGCTACAAGCTCGATTCGCCACAACTGAAGTACGCCGACATCATCAAGGCCGGTCACATCAACCAGGACCTGGCTCGCTATGAACTGCGTCGGGTCTGGCATGTGGTCGCGACCCTGAAGGAAGGTCAGCGTCACATCTACGCCAAACGTGACTTCTACATCGACGAAGACACCTGGCAGGCGGCAGTGGTCGACCACTACGACGGTCGCGGGCAACTGTGGCGCGTCGCCGAGGCTCACGCCGAGAACTACTACGACAAGCAAGTGCCGTGGTACGCCCTCGAAACCTTGTACGACCTGCAATCGGGCCGCTACCTGGCACTGGGCATGAAGAACGAAGAGAAGTCGGCGTATAACTTCGGCTTCACCGCCAGCACCGCCGACTTCACTCCGGCCGCGTTGCGTCAGGAAGGCGTTCGCTAA